A stretch of Candidatus Vicinibacter affinis DNA encodes these proteins:
- the ubiE gene encoding bifunctional demethylmenaquinone methyltransferase/2-methoxy-6-polyprenyl-1,4-benzoquinol methylase UbiE, with protein MAETKPYTDLEGSKKSQVRQMFNRIAPVYDFLNGVLSLGIDRSWRKKAIAELADVPAGEEVLDVATGTAVLAIQAYKKYPTLKFRGMDLSEGMLELGRKRLHKLGLTDKIQLDLGDSENLPYDTDRFSAVMAAFGVRNFEDLDKGLAEMYRVTKPGGKIIVLEFSKPKSFPFKHLFQLYFKYLLPNFGKLVSKDPRAYQYLYESVQQFPDYERFLERLSQRGFVRCAHRSLTLGICCIYTGIKP; from the coding sequence TTGGCAGAAACAAAACCATATACAGACCTGGAAGGAAGCAAGAAATCACAGGTCCGTCAAATGTTTAACCGCATCGCTCCGGTGTACGATTTTTTGAATGGCGTACTTTCCTTAGGCATCGACAGAAGTTGGCGAAAAAAAGCCATTGCAGAATTGGCAGATGTTCCGGCCGGGGAAGAAGTGCTCGACGTGGCTACCGGCACCGCAGTTTTGGCCATTCAGGCGTATAAGAAATACCCCACCCTCAAATTCCGTGGCATGGACCTTTCTGAAGGGATGCTCGAATTGGGACGCAAACGTCTCCATAAATTAGGTCTTACCGATAAAATTCAACTGGACCTGGGGGATTCGGAGAATTTACCTTATGACACCGACCGATTTTCAGCCGTCATGGCTGCTTTTGGCGTTCGCAATTTTGAAGATTTGGATAAAGGTCTGGCTGAGATGTATCGCGTGACCAAACCCGGTGGAAAAATCATCGTCCTTGAATTTTCAAAGCCCAAGAGTTTTCCATTCAAACATTTGTTTCAATTATATTTCAAATACTTACTCCCCAATTTTGGCAAATTGGTCTCAAAAGACCCACGAGCCTATCAATATTTATATGAATCTGTGCAACAGTTTCCGGATTATGAGCGTTTTCTCGAGAGGCTGTCACAAAGGGGATTTGTTCGCTGTGCACACCGTTCACTGACTTTAGGTATATGTTGCATTTACACCGGTATCAAACCATAG
- the gyrA gene encoding DNA gyrase subunit A, with translation MAEFDKIIQVNIEEQLKTSYIDYSMSVIVSRALPDVRDGLKPVHRRVLYGMNELGMRYNKPYKKSARIVGEVLGKFHPHGDSSVYDAMVRMAQPWSMRYPLVDGQGNFGSVDGDSPAAMRYTEVRLDRIADELLEDIDKETVDFRLNFDDSLQEPTVLPARLPNLLINGSSGIAVGMATNMLPHNLREVCDGTMAYLANPDITVEELMEHIPAPDMPTGGIIYGVAGIKEAYETGRGRVVVRGRAEIEQYDNREAIIITEIPYQVNKAYLIEKIAELVNEEKITGIHDVRDESDRNGMRIVIEIKKDAISNVVLSNLFKYTLLQNSYGINNIALVGGRPMTLGLKDLIREFIKFRLEVIVRKTQFELRQAQEKAHILEGLLIALDHLDEVIALIRGSRTVDDARTGLMDTFQLSEIQAKAILDMRLQKLTGLERDKIKEEYDELMKEIARLQEILGSEELRKQIIVDELTDIKSRFGDDRRTEIQMAEGEINMEDMIANDEVVVTISHQGYIKRTKTSEYRTQTRGGRGSTGSKTKDEDFIEHMFIASNHNYLLLFTEMGKCYWLRVYEIPEAAKTSLGRAIQNIVSLAKEDKVRAYINVDNLSNEEFLNSHYIMLCTRKGTIKKSSLEDFSRPRANGIIAISINEGDQLMEAKLTNGKNEIIIANKMGRAIRFPEATVRPMGRNAAGVRGISLDEAKGDAVVGMVCVDPEDKTTSILVVSEKGNGKRSELEDYRITNRGGKGVKTLQVTDKTGQLVAIKIVHDTDDLMITTTNGVTIRMSIESLRVMGRATQGVRLIRLDETDEIGDVAVVKREEDEEVVLPDVTEMPLADDDSEE, from the coding sequence ATGGCAGAATTTGATAAAATTATCCAGGTTAACATAGAGGAACAATTGAAGACATCCTACATCGATTATTCCATGTCTGTGATCGTTTCCAGGGCTTTACCCGACGTTCGGGATGGCCTGAAGCCGGTGCATCGCAGGGTGCTTTACGGGATGAATGAATTGGGCATGAGGTATAACAAACCCTATAAAAAATCAGCCAGGATAGTAGGGGAGGTTTTGGGTAAGTTTCACCCGCATGGGGATTCCAGTGTGTACGATGCCATGGTTAGAATGGCGCAGCCCTGGTCCATGCGTTATCCGCTGGTTGATGGCCAGGGTAACTTTGGTTCGGTAGACGGCGACAGTCCGGCTGCAATGCGATATACCGAAGTGAGACTGGATAGAATCGCCGATGAGTTGTTGGAAGACATCGATAAAGAAACGGTTGATTTCAGACTTAATTTCGATGATTCTCTTCAGGAACCCACCGTATTGCCTGCAAGGCTTCCGAATTTGTTGATAAACGGATCATCCGGGATTGCGGTCGGAATGGCCACCAACATGCTCCCACACAATTTGAGAGAGGTTTGCGATGGTACCATGGCATATTTAGCGAATCCTGATATTACAGTGGAAGAATTGATGGAGCATATTCCTGCACCAGACATGCCAACCGGAGGAATCATATACGGGGTTGCCGGGATTAAAGAGGCTTATGAAACAGGACGCGGCCGAGTGGTGGTCAGAGGAAGAGCAGAGATCGAACAATATGACAACCGGGAGGCCATCATCATCACAGAAATTCCATATCAGGTTAATAAAGCTTATCTGATTGAGAAGATCGCAGAATTGGTAAATGAGGAAAAGATTACTGGCATTCATGATGTACGGGATGAGTCCGACAGGAATGGAATGAGAATCGTCATTGAAATCAAGAAAGATGCGATTTCTAATGTGGTGTTGAGTAATTTATTCAAGTATACCTTGTTGCAGAATAGTTACGGAATAAACAATATAGCGCTGGTAGGTGGCAGACCCATGACCCTTGGCTTAAAAGATCTGATCCGTGAATTCATAAAGTTCCGCCTTGAAGTAATCGTGCGCAAGACACAATTCGAACTTCGACAGGCCCAGGAAAAAGCACATATTCTCGAAGGTTTATTAATAGCCTTGGATCATCTGGATGAAGTCATTGCACTAATCAGAGGTTCAAGAACGGTGGATGATGCAAGGACTGGATTGATGGATACTTTTCAGTTGAGTGAGATTCAGGCGAAAGCCATCCTGGACATGAGGTTGCAGAAACTAACAGGACTGGAGCGGGATAAGATCAAGGAAGAGTATGACGAACTCATGAAGGAGATTGCCAGACTTCAGGAGATCCTTGGAAGTGAGGAATTAAGAAAGCAAATTATAGTGGATGAGCTCACAGACATCAAATCTCGATTTGGGGACGATCGCCGTACCGAGATTCAGATGGCGGAGGGTGAAATAAACATGGAAGACATGATAGCCAATGATGAGGTGGTAGTTACCATTTCGCATCAAGGTTACATCAAACGAACAAAAACTTCTGAATACCGCACCCAAACAAGAGGGGGAAGAGGTTCCACCGGAAGCAAAACCAAGGACGAGGATTTCATCGAACACATGTTCATTGCCTCCAACCACAATTACCTGCTGCTGTTTACAGAAATGGGTAAATGTTATTGGTTAAGGGTGTACGAAATTCCTGAGGCTGCCAAAACATCTCTGGGCAGGGCCATTCAGAATATTGTTTCCTTAGCCAAGGAAGATAAAGTCAGGGCTTATATCAATGTGGATAATCTTTCCAATGAGGAGTTTTTAAATTCTCACTACATCATGTTATGTACCAGGAAAGGAACCATCAAGAAAAGCAGCCTCGAAGATTTCAGCAGGCCTCGGGCTAATGGAATCATCGCCATTTCCATCAATGAAGGAGATCAGCTGATGGAAGCTAAACTGACCAATGGTAAAAATGAAATCATCATTGCCAATAAAATGGGACGTGCCATTCGATTCCCGGAAGCCACTGTGCGCCCTATGGGTAGGAATGCAGCCGGGGTTAGAGGCATCAGCCTGGATGAAGCCAAGGGAGATGCGGTGGTCGGAATGGTTTGTGTGGATCCCGAGGATAAAACAACCAGCATATTGGTAGTGTCCGAAAAGGGCAATGGCAAGCGGTCTGAATTGGAAGATTACAGGATCACCAATCGTGGCGGAAAAGGAGTTAAAACGCTACAGGTTACTGACAAGACAGGACAATTGGTGGCCATTAAGATAGTGCATGATACAGATGATCTGATGATCACCACAACCAATGGCGTGACCATCAGAATGAGCATAGAAAGCCTTAGGGTCATGGGAAGGGCCACCCAGGGTGTGCGCCTGATCCGATTGGACGAAACGGATGAGATTGGAGATGTGGCCGTTGTAAAACGCGAAGAAGATGAAGAAGTAGTGCTGCCGGATGTTACAGAAATGCCTTTGGCCGATGACGATTCAGAAGAATAA
- a CDS encoding M23 family metallopeptidase → MRSEKYVYNPHTLQFEKEKLTRKSVFLKVFTFISAVVVAAFLFYFFTSEYFPSPREKALKKEITQMEYQYLLIKNDLERAEKVLTNIQNRDAKVHRVLFGMDPIDPSVWNGGVGGHDPYAWTGQFRNSGSTVKDAKKYLDKLERQIYLQSRSLDTLEKLARTREDMMASVPSVKPVRMDRLSTDVQHLSGYGIRLHPVHKVNKMHAGIDFTAPEGTSIQSTGDGRVVKVEIKNSGYGKSVLIDHGFGYKTLYAHMKVIKVKQGQKVKKGEIIGSIGNTGTSTGPHCHYEVHFNGKPVNPIHYCMDGLSPKEYQEMVAKAEMANQSFD, encoded by the coding sequence ATGAGGTCTGAAAAATATGTTTATAACCCCCATACCCTTCAATTTGAGAAGGAAAAGCTGACCAGAAAGTCAGTTTTCCTTAAAGTTTTTACCTTCATTTCTGCCGTAGTGGTTGCCGCTTTTCTGTTCTACTTTTTTACTTCAGAATACTTTCCCTCACCACGTGAAAAAGCCTTGAAAAAGGAAATCACACAGATGGAGTATCAATATTTATTGATTAAAAATGATCTGGAGCGTGCAGAAAAAGTGCTTACCAACATCCAGAACAGAGATGCCAAGGTGCATAGAGTATTATTCGGTATGGATCCAATTGACCCGAGTGTTTGGAATGGAGGTGTTGGAGGTCACGACCCCTATGCCTGGACAGGGCAATTCCGCAACAGTGGTTCTACAGTGAAAGATGCTAAAAAATATTTAGACAAACTGGAAAGACAGATTTATTTACAGTCCAGATCCCTGGATACTTTGGAAAAACTCGCCAGAACCCGCGAGGACATGATGGCCAGTGTTCCATCGGTTAAACCCGTTAGAATGGATCGGCTTTCTACAGACGTACAGCATCTATCCGGTTATGGTATCCGTTTGCACCCTGTTCATAAAGTCAATAAAATGCATGCTGGTATTGACTTCACTGCTCCTGAAGGAACTTCCATTCAAAGTACCGGTGACGGGCGTGTGGTTAAAGTGGAGATTAAAAATTCAGGATACGGAAAATCCGTACTGATAGATCATGGCTTCGGATACAAGACCCTTTATGCCCACATGAAAGTGATTAAAGTTAAACAGGGGCAGAAAGTAAAGAAAGGGGAAATCATTGGCAGCATTGGAAACACTGGAACCTCTACCGGTCCTCACTGTCATTATGAAGTACACTTCAACGGGAAGCCGGTAAACCCAATTCACTATTGCATGGATGGACTGAGTCCAAAAGAATACCAGGAAATGGTGGCTAAAGCCGAAATGGCGAATCAATCCTTTGATTAA